The proteins below come from a single Pseudomonadota bacterium genomic window:
- a CDS encoding sugar ABC transporter substrate-binding protein, protein MKRRTLLKGAVGTAAALSLPRLAKAQSKKKISILTWNIPDLEALIKDWIAEFRTIRPDAEVEWLDKKGPELPTFYQTQLVAGTPPDIINTQGALWLEYAANGALLDMTPMLAKEPEVKARFNADYLSNWVYEGKSFMLPFYISKTLLFWNKTMFKAAGLAGPPQSFDDILGFAQKMAKGENTGFVTLNFDWLYWPLFAMNGVELMTPDFKAAAFNTPRAIEVLERLAKATDSGGINKVSWTGRWVENNGAFAAGNVGMHHAHAPAFFFVRGQGKWVNGDTLGVSHLPGGYATPNSHGLGISKGSKNPEVAWEFLKMITNEKWTLRLASERKVLTAHAKSDASVLESLKKDDPLAEAVLRTQLEHTDKLVGNWRVPIDSQIKEAFYPELQNCLLGRRSAKDALAEAERKVNRLLKRG, encoded by the coding sequence ATGAAGCGCAGAACTCTCCTCAAGGGTGCGGTCGGCACCGCCGCCGCGCTCTCGCTACCGCGTCTGGCGAAAGCGCAAAGTAAAAAGAAAATCAGCATCTTGACCTGGAACATCCCGGACCTGGAGGCGCTGATCAAGGACTGGATCGCCGAGTTCCGGACGATCCGCCCGGATGCGGAGGTGGAGTGGCTCGACAAGAAGGGGCCGGAGCTGCCGACCTTCTACCAGACCCAGCTCGTGGCCGGCACGCCGCCCGACATCATCAACACCCAAGGAGCGCTCTGGCTCGAATACGCCGCCAATGGGGCGCTCCTCGACATGACGCCGATGCTGGCCAAGGAGCCGGAGGTCAAGGCGCGGTTCAACGCCGACTATCTCTCCAATTGGGTCTATGAGGGGAAGAGCTTCATGCTTCCCTTCTATATCAGCAAGACGCTGCTGTTCTGGAACAAGACCATGTTCAAGGCGGCCGGGCTCGCGGGCCCGCCGCAATCCTTCGACGACATCCTTGGCTTCGCTCAGAAGATGGCGAAGGGCGAGAACACCGGCTTCGTCACCCTCAACTTCGATTGGCTGTATTGGCCGCTTTTCGCCATGAACGGCGTCGAGCTGATGACGCCCGACTTCAAGGCCGCGGCGTTCAACACGCCGAGGGCGATCGAGGTCTTGGAGCGGCTGGCCAAGGCGACGGATTCCGGCGGCATCAACAAGGTGTCCTGGACCGGACGCTGGGTGGAAAACAACGGCGCGTTCGCCGCCGGCAACGTCGGCATGCACCACGCCCACGCCCCGGCCTTCTTCTTCGTGCGCGGCCAAGGCAAATGGGTGAATGGCGATACTCTCGGCGTCTCCCACCTGCCGGGCGGCTACGCTACGCCCAACTCGCACGGGCTCGGCATCTCCAAAGGCTCGAAGAACCCGGAAGTGGCCTGGGAGTTCCTGAAGATGATCACCAACGAGAAATGGACGCTGCGCCTTGCCAGCGAGCGGAAAGTTCTGACGGCGCACGCGAAGTCGGACGCGAGCGTGCTCGAGAGCCTGAAGAAGGACGATCCCTTGGCCGAGGCGGTCTTGCGCACCCAGCTCGAGCACACCGACAAGCTCGTCGGCAATTGGCGCGTGCCCATCGACTCGCAGATCAAGGAAGCCTTCTATCCCGAGCTGCAGAACTGCCTCTTGGGCCGACGCTCCGCCAAGGACGCGCTCGCCGAAGCCGAGCGCAAGGTCAACCGGCTCCTGAAGCGCGGCTGA
- a CDS encoding Gfo/Idh/MocA family oxidoreductase codes for MGVMRFGLIGFGAWGKYHAEAILKAPAAELAAIACQSQATEAAARAAYPGLAVHRDWRLLLADPGIDAVDIVLPNDLHAEVGVAALDSGKHVLLAKPMATSLADCDRLIQARRRSGKQLSIGHEFRISSQWGLLKHLLESGELGRPLYANVSLFRFPYRLGSGGWRHDPGRVGSWILEEPVHFFDMLMWYFESLGDPHSVVAFGNAKPRDDGKGGRGRYDNFTALLSFPRGVHAVVTQTLAGFEHHHVVEIVGSEGAARTWWSGVMDRTLEPRHELKVKRRGQDQAETIHLEKSGEVFELEEEIQLTAEAFAAGRALVSAEEARKRIAVCLAAEESVATGRAQPLTF; via the coding sequence ATGGGTGTCATGCGGTTCGGCCTCATCGGCTTCGGCGCCTGGGGCAAATATCACGCTGAGGCGATCCTCAAGGCGCCAGCTGCCGAGCTGGCGGCGATCGCTTGCCAGAGCCAGGCGACGGAGGCGGCCGCGAGAGCGGCCTATCCCGGCCTTGCCGTCCATCGCGACTGGCGTCTTCTCCTCGCCGATCCCGGCATCGATGCGGTCGACATCGTGCTGCCGAACGATCTGCATGCCGAGGTCGGCGTCGCCGCGCTCGATTCCGGCAAGCATGTATTGCTGGCGAAGCCGATGGCGACCAGCCTCGCCGATTGCGACCGGCTGATCCAAGCCCGGCGCCGGAGCGGCAAGCAGCTCTCTATCGGCCACGAGTTCCGTATTTCCAGCCAATGGGGCCTGTTGAAGCACCTCCTGGAGTCGGGCGAGCTCGGCCGGCCGCTCTATGCCAATGTCAGCCTGTTTCGCTTTCCCTATCGGCTGGGCTCGGGTGGTTGGCGCCACGACCCCGGACGGGTCGGCTCCTGGATCCTGGAGGAGCCGGTGCACTTCTTCGACATGCTGATGTGGTATTTCGAGTCCTTGGGCGATCCTCACTCGGTGGTCGCCTTCGGCAATGCCAAGCCCCGCGACGACGGCAAGGGCGGGCGCGGCCGCTACGACAACTTCACGGCACTTCTGAGCTTTCCTCGGGGCGTGCATGCGGTGGTGACGCAGACGCTGGCCGGATTCGAGCACCACCACGTGGTGGAGATCGTCGGCAGCGAGGGTGCTGCCCGGACGTGGTGGTCCGGGGTCATGGACCGGACCCTCGAGCCCCGCCATGAGCTCAAGGTCAAGAGGCGCGGCCAGGACCAGGCCGAGACCATCCATCTGGAGAAATCGGGCGAGGTGTTCGAGCTGGAAGAGGAGATCCAGTTGACGGCGGAGGCGTTTGCGGCCGGACGGGCGCTGGTCAGCGCCGAGGAGGCAAGGAAGCGGATCGCCGTCTGCCTCGCCGCCGAAGAGTCGGTCGCCACCGGCCGCGCCCAGCCGCTCACATTCTAA
- a CDS encoding succinylglutamate desuccinylase/aspartoacylase family protein: MRSLPDTNSQPPRVRADIDFDHTGKHYGHIRVPRPHTHSGLGVIGIPVVVIKNGTGPTFLLTAGTHGDEYEGQVALMNLARELDAASIQGRLVIVPSLDLPAVKVGHRLCPFDGKDLNRVFPGQRNGSFTEMLADYVTRVLLPITDYNMDIHTGGTYHDTGFNTCSHFVDDPKQMRANIDLGLAWGAPYHAVLRESDHTNSFMTIADQLGVPALSSEFGGLARIGNAALAMVERGLRNILKLHRVIEGVIEKPDAPTRLMGVPDPAKAIVYAPHGGLFHAFHNGGDWIEEGEEAGRIYDFEDPARPPTVMRYPRSGCLWAVHTGARIEAFDALCIVMNEIDRSTVGL, encoded by the coding sequence ATGCGCAGCCTGCCGGACACCAACAGCCAGCCGCCGCGCGTGCGCGCCGACATCGATTTCGACCATACCGGCAAGCACTACGGCCATATCCGCGTGCCGCGGCCGCATACCCATTCCGGTTTGGGCGTGATCGGCATCCCCGTGGTCGTGATCAAGAACGGCACCGGACCCACCTTCCTGTTGACCGCAGGAACCCATGGCGACGAGTACGAGGGGCAGGTGGCGTTGATGAATCTCGCGCGCGAGCTCGACGCGGCTTCCATTCAGGGGCGGCTCGTCATCGTTCCCTCCCTCGATCTGCCGGCGGTCAAGGTGGGGCACCGGCTCTGTCCGTTCGACGGCAAGGATCTGAATCGCGTCTTCCCCGGCCAGCGCAACGGCAGCTTCACGGAAATGCTGGCGGACTATGTGACGCGCGTGCTGTTGCCGATCACCGACTACAACATGGACATCCACACCGGCGGCACCTATCACGACACCGGCTTCAACACTTGCTCGCACTTCGTCGACGATCCAAAGCAGATGCGGGCCAACATCGATCTAGGCCTTGCCTGGGGCGCGCCTTACCACGCGGTCCTGCGCGAGAGCGATCACACCAACAGCTTCATGACCATCGCCGACCAGCTCGGCGTGCCCGCCTTGAGCTCGGAGTTCGGCGGGCTGGCGCGCATCGGCAACGCGGCGCTCGCCATGGTCGAGCGGGGCTTGCGCAACATCCTGAAGCTGCACCGGGTGATCGAGGGCGTAATTGAGAAGCCCGATGCCCCGACCCGGCTCATGGGCGTGCCGGACCCGGCCAAGGCCATCGTCTACGCACCCCATGGCGGGCTGTTCCACGCCTTCCACAATGGCGGCGATTGGATCGAGGAGGGCGAGGAGGCGGGCCGCATCTATGATTTCGAGGATCCGGCGCGACCGCCGACGGTGATGCGCTATCCCCGCTCCGGCTGCCTGTGGGCGGTGCACACCGGCGCCCGGATCGAGGCCTTCGATGCGCTCTGCATCGTCATGAACGAGATCGACCGGTCGACCGTCGGACTTTAA
- a CDS encoding glucosamine-6-phosphate isomerase → MDLATRTALAMPKEKLGQGSSIGLRVVATADQVIQAFADALFSEYRAAKQAGRDKVVFIVPVGPVGQYDRFAKRCNDERQSLADLVIINMDEYLTPDGKALIPTDDPLSFRRHMQDHFYGLIEPTLSPPASQCVWPDPKEPAAIGRMIEGLGGVDVCFAGVGINGHIAFNDPPEPGESIQLEDFARLSTRVVKLSRETRLINAINACRGNVDRLPPLAVTVGMREILASRKLRLYMRRDYQAAILRRMLHGPVSAAVPASLVQRHQDAEVTAASYVTDVPEPTLS, encoded by the coding sequence ATGGATCTTGCGACCCGCACCGCGCTCGCGATGCCGAAGGAAAAGCTGGGCCAAGGCTCGAGCATCGGCTTGCGCGTGGTGGCCACCGCCGACCAGGTCATCCAGGCCTTCGCCGATGCGCTGTTCAGCGAGTATCGGGCGGCGAAGCAAGCGGGCCGCGATAAGGTCGTCTTCATCGTGCCGGTCGGACCGGTCGGCCAATACGACCGCTTCGCCAAGCGTTGCAACGACGAGCGCCAAAGCCTCGCCGATCTCGTCATCATCAACATGGACGAGTATCTGACCCCGGACGGCAAGGCGCTGATCCCGACCGACGATCCCTTGAGCTTCCGCCGGCACATGCAGGACCATTTCTACGGGCTCATCGAACCGACCTTGTCGCCGCCAGCCAGCCAATGCGTGTGGCCGGATCCGAAGGAACCAGCGGCGATCGGCCGCATGATCGAAGGGCTGGGCGGCGTCGATGTCTGCTTCGCCGGGGTCGGCATCAACGGCCACATCGCCTTCAACGATCCGCCGGAGCCGGGCGAGAGCATCCAGCTCGAGGATTTCGCCCGCCTCTCCACGCGGGTCGTCAAGCTTAGCCGCGAGACCAGGCTCATCAACGCCATCAATGCCTGCCGCGGCAATGTCGACCGGTTGCCGCCGCTGGCGGTGACCGTCGGCATGCGGGAGATCCTGGCTTCCCGCAAGCTCCGGCTCTATATGCGGCGCGACTACCAGGCGGCGATATTGCGCCGGATGCTGCACGGGCCGGTCAGCGCCGCCGTGCCGGCTTCGCTGGTGCAGCGCCACCAAGACGCCGAGGTGACCGCGGCATCCTATGTGACGGACGTGCCGGAGCCGACGCTGAGCTGA